A region of the Ptychodera flava strain L36383 chromosome 22, AS_Pfla_20210202, whole genome shotgun sequence genome:
GCAACGTCAATCGATGTCCTGCCTCGATAATAGACGCTTGTCACAATACACGACATGAATGTCTAATGCTATTGTAGGAAGGCTACGGGTGGGTCATAAAGTCATCGTAAGTTTGGTTAATATTTGATCTACTTGTCACAACACTTGCTAGGGATTCCAGCGACAAATACGGTGTCTCCACAATTCTCCCAGATAACTTGCATTATCCAAGGGCCATGATGTAGACACTTCATGTGTCAGAGGTAAGTCTAGTGATGGATAAGATGTTTATGACCAATTAACACAGCAGGATGATAGAAATTGGGTCAAGTTCCACGCTTTACTACTTCATAAACTTTCCGCTTTTGAACAGAACCATGGTCACAGATCAGTAACCATActtatgtatatttatgtattgtCCGCCCAGCACTGTTAACTGCTTTGGCATTCACTTACTATTGGCACATGGTACTGAAACACGTGAAATTTCCTAAGTGAAATTCGTGACTTCCTAATGGAAACGCAGGGAGAGATGAACAGAGATTTTAGTTATTAACAATTGCGTGCTGAATATTGACAAGTTTCAACGCGTTATAGTCACGACAGAAAACAAGTATGAGTTATTTATTGCACGTACTGCTGGAAATAATACATTTCAATTCGGTATCTGCGTGATCCTTTTATTACGTAAATTTATTTCACTGAAGTCAAATGTTCGCTTTGTATACTAGCAACAAGTGTATTGGCAAGGTGTGATTGGCTCAAATGATTGATAATTCAAATCATCAGAGCCACTCACACCTTGCGTGTACACATGACATGTAAATATACCTATGACATAATTTCTCGTCCGTACAATAAATTTATATGTCATCGAAGAATTTATTGTCATATCTACAAGCAGGCAGTAGAGATCTGAGGGCTGAGAGTTTGACATGTTTCAATGAACTGAACAACTTGCCACATAAAGCAAAAATAacgaaataatttgaaatgagaGCAACTTCTGTTtctttaataataaataatatgatATTTGAGTTCTTGCAGTGCTTGTGGTTTTCCTGTGTTGCTAGAATTTGTCGCAGTTCACCAATATTTTCAACAGGATATCAGTCTTGGAGTAATTAAGCCATAAATGTAACGTTATCTGACAACACAAAGATTGGGAAATCACAAAACATTGTCCCAGGAATATTTAGCAAACCAGACATGGTGTATGTGATTCGACGAGAAGCCATGACGGGTTGTATGGACATGCGCAGTGGTTGGTTATTGCTGTTTCTACTGGCGCTACTTCCAGAACGAGGTAATATGCACAGTAATAATTATTGGAAGTTTAAATTTTCTAAATAATTAGGGcataaaaatgaacaatttaaataaacaAGCTAGTCTTCTGTGTAATATACATATGTATCCGACAACATAAAGATagataacaaacaaaatatgtattCTATATTCAATGCGCGGTGGGTTTGAATTTAAACATCGAAGTAAGAAAGAAGATATCGCAGTGTCTTTAAAGAATGACGAGTATAATTTCATGGTGATGAACAACCTTAGCGATTTTCTTATATATTGGAAGTCTTTCCATCAGGCCAATACGGGACGTGAATGAACTTGGTTGGGCAGTTTTGACAGATTTTAACATGTTCAGTGATCGAGTGAAGAAGCAGTTCAGCAAAGAGCAAAAGTCAGATGGGCATGCGCAGTGAATCCATCCATTGCCCACACGGTTAACGACGACAGTGAAATACAAAATCAATCGTCCTTTTCATCAACTCAATGTATTATTatctttttatgtatttttatttatccAGTTACTGCGAATCTTCCCCCGGAATTTGTCGAAATACCAGGGACGTCTCCCAGAAAATACTATGACATGAACGGAGAAAGATATAGAGAGGACACTCCCGTAGGTAAGAAAGCCTATCCTATTTTCAGTCGAGTTCTGGTGAAAAAGTGATAATTTTTATATTATGAGCAGAGTTTGTAGGTTTTGACTCGGTTTCGGCGAAGGTTGCAAGTAATGCCGTCGAGTGATATCGAACAGTGTTTACCGAATAGTTACGGAGTGGAAGCGATAGAACGACGGCGAGGCTGTCAGTGTTAAATAGTAACTGTAGAAGCTTAGTGTTTTATGGCGTATATCCCTGAGAGCTGCCCAGTCCAAATCCGCCTAACCACGTATATGTCCTGTATCTAGGTACCATGCTGTACACTCTCATCGCTGAGGACGTCGACGGTGACTACATAACCATTACTGTGGACACCGGAAGAGATTTTTTTAGGACTCGCGGTGTGAACGGTACCCATACTGACGTTGAGCTGATCAAAGCATTGGATTATGAAGTGAGTTGGTTCTTGAACAATGTCACCTCGGTATCAATGACTTCTAACCCTCGACATCAAAAAGTATAATATAGCTTCACATTGAAAGCAATTGCAATCCgataattttatttctttctgAATGACGTAGAGGAATGAATTTGTAGTTTTATTTCGTCCATTTACTTTGTAAAGTCGAAGCGTTCTTTATTCAATCCCGACAGACAACAGAAAATATATCGGCTGTCCGTTCGCAGCTTTGTCTTTCCCATATTTTTCCTCTTGcaattgtttgtttggtttttcttcatttgtttgttgacttatttatttgttttgattgGTGCTAGACTGACACACGACATGACGTCAGATGGATTCTGGACGATGGACATAGTAACTCGGTGAGTAATGAGCGTTAGTTGCAGGCGCGGCAATAAACCTAGTATATGACAAAACTACGCCCTCAGCGATTAATTTCATTTCTTCACATAAATCAGCGTAAACGAATGAGAAGGAAACACATCCAAACAAGTTTCTTTAATTCACACACGGTGATGCTTTTACCCTGGTCTGATCTGAACCAGCCTGTCGTCGATGCAAAGTAGTGGAATGTAACAAATGAAATCAATTTCTGGCTACGCTATAATCAAGTTACTGCATATTCTGTGTATCTTTTCAATGACAGGTACCGCACGATATCACAATTTACGTCACAGATGTCAATGACAATGCTCCGGTTTTCCAAGATTTACCGTACAGCGTTGATGTGTCAGaggtgaaaaaataaacatgattcAATGAATCACTTCTTTCATTTCATCACTAACTAGTTAATGTAGGGAGGGAAATATCTataattcaaaaaattaaagcaaGATTCATCTATTACTTCAACAGATTTATCAGAATAATCACCAAGACGATAAGATATGATAAAACATGATTAATGGTGACCTTGAAAGTAGGCTACAAGTAGTCGATTTAATGGCTCGAAGTTCACTTATTAGTCTTTTTAATCTTATCCCTGTGAATACCAAAATTTCCATCGCCATAATTgttcaaacttaaaaaaaatgcacattattattataatttttctGGTAAGTTATACCCGAATCttttacacaaacatacatttgttgatcagaaaataaattttatttcgaACAGGCCACGCCCATGGACACTACCATATTCACTTTTAGCGCAACAGATGAAGACTCTGGGGCAAATGGACGGATTGACTTCACCATAGACGGGGTAAAGTATCGTTACATTTCCTCTCACCTCTGACCTCGACCGAGGCTCTGAACATAATCGCTTTGAGAGATAGTGCGGAGAGCTTGAATGACAGAAACTTCATGACTCCAAACTGAGTTATGATGTTGATATACTTCGGCAGTCTTAACTGTCTGTATGAATGATGTTTGTCTGAAAGACTAAAGAAAAGTAAGCTTACCTGTCTATTGTTTCGTAACTTTCACTGGAAAGCGTATACATAACATTAAGTCGCGCTGTCTATTATGGCCTTAACCTAGTTACTACAACTTGTTTCTACGGCCTCGAGTAATGTTGCAGAAGTACTGTCCCCTTTGGATGGTTGAGCTTTCTATGGACTACGCTTATACGTGTACTGTAAGTAGCTTGAGTTAAAATTTCACCGATGTTTGGTTCAAATTGCAGGAAGATATTGATTTATTTCGTCTTGAAAACGATCCCGCTATCAATGGCAAAGCAAGTATcgttttgaacaaaagtttggaCTACGAAGTAAAGATCCTGCACAGAATACTGATACGTGCTACGG
Encoded here:
- the LOC139123232 gene encoding cadherin-related family member 1-like, translating into MVYVIRREAMTGCMDMRSGWLLLFLLALLPERVTANLPPEFVEIPGTSPRKYYDMNGERYREDTPVGTMLYTLIAEDVDGDYITITVDTGRDFFRTRGVNGTHTDVELIKALDYETDTRHDVRWILDDGHSNSVPHDITIYVTDVNDNAPVFQDLPYSVDVSEATPMDTTIFTFSATDEDSGANGRIDFTIDGEDIDLFRLENDPAINGKASIVLNKSLDYEVKILHRILIRATDRGTDPRQLSANSTLTVSVLDVQDTPPFWIGEPYQVFIFDSTPVGKVVTIVTARDGDRFNPNEVMYATLNDSLADYYFNVTSITGEVIVSRELDDQIIGLNNLTVVAIEEDPYQELEAKSSYSIISIEVLKSAEEATPGPDYSDAVAATVALLLSAIVAIVLLGICIYHKHGDQLPEFRKKKKVSPTKKY